Proteins found in one Capillibacterium thermochitinicola genomic segment:
- the pseC gene encoding UDP-4-amino-4,6-dideoxy-N-acetyl-beta-L-altrosamine transaminase encodes MKQIPYARQDINQEDIQAVLKVLQSDWLTQGPAIQRFEEAVAAYCGARYAVAVSNATAALHLACLAAGLGPGDLLWTSPNTFVASANCGLYCGAEVNFVDIDPQTYNMSVDALEERLVQAAKSGRLPKVVIPVHFAGQSCRMAEIRKLADQYNFTVIEDAAHAIGGSYQGKKVGACQFSDMVVFSFHPVKIITTGEGGMVLTNREELYEKLLRLRTHGITRDERFMVRTKEGPWYYQQIDLGYNYRMTDIQAALGYSQLQRIDEFVHHRRYLANRYDQMLKDLPVTLPWQDPETYSAYHLYVICLHLNQLQKSRKQIFEELRAAGINVNVHYIPVHTQPYYERLGFKAGDFPKAEEYYREALTLPLYYGLSEEDQDYVIERLEEIIR; translated from the coding sequence ATGAAGCAGATTCCATACGCCCGTCAGGATATTAACCAGGAAGATATCCAAGCGGTACTGAAAGTTCTCCAGTCCGACTGGTTGACCCAGGGCCCGGCGATCCAGCGGTTTGAAGAAGCGGTAGCGGCATACTGCGGAGCGCGTTACGCCGTTGCTGTGAGCAATGCCACCGCCGCCCTGCATCTGGCCTGCCTGGCGGCGGGCTTGGGGCCCGGTGATCTGCTCTGGACATCGCCCAATACCTTTGTCGCCTCGGCCAACTGCGGTCTTTACTGTGGGGCCGAAGTTAACTTTGTCGATATTGATCCGCAGACTTATAACATGAGTGTCGACGCTCTTGAAGAAAGACTTGTTCAAGCGGCCAAAAGCGGTCGGCTGCCCAAGGTTGTTATCCCTGTGCACTTTGCCGGGCAATCCTGCCGGATGGCGGAGATCCGGAAGCTGGCGGACCAGTATAACTTCACGGTGATTGAGGATGCCGCCCACGCCATTGGTGGCAGTTACCAGGGGAAAAAGGTCGGTGCCTGTCAGTTTTCCGACATGGTAGTCTTCAGTTTCCATCCGGTCAAGATCATCACCACCGGCGAAGGGGGGATGGTCCTAACCAACCGGGAGGAGCTCTACGAAAAGTTACTGCGCCTCCGGACCCATGGGATCACCCGCGACGAACGATTTATGGTAAGAACCAAGGAAGGACCTTGGTATTACCAGCAGATTGACTTAGGGTATAACTACCGGATGACCGATATCCAGGCGGCTTTGGGTTACAGTCAGTTGCAAAGGATTGATGAGTTTGTCCACCATCGCCGTTATTTGGCAAACCGTTACGATCAAATGCTCAAAGACCTGCCGGTGACCTTGCCGTGGCAGGATCCCGAGACCTATTCGGCTTATCACCTTTATGTGATCTGTTTACATCTTAATCAATTGCAAAAATCCCGGAAGCAGATCTTTGAAGAGCTAAGGGCAGCCGGGATCAATGTCAATGTGCATTATATTCCCGTGCACACCCAGCCCTACTATGAGCGGTTAGGCTTTAAAGCCGGCGATTTCCCTAAAGCTGAAGAGTATTACCGCGAGGCGCTTACGCTTCCGCTCTATTATGGACTGAGTGAAGAGGATCAGGATTATGTAATAGAGAGATTAGAGGAGATAATAAGAT
- the pseB gene encoding UDP-N-acetylglucosamine 4,6-dehydratase (inverting), whose translation MFDGKTVLITGGTGSFGRCCVRTLLERYKLKRLIVFSRDELKQYEMQQVFKAPQMRYFLGDIRDADRLSQAMRGVDYVIHAAALKQVPAAEYNPMEFIKTNINGAENVVKAAIENGVKKVIALSTDKAVNPINLYGATKMVMEKLIVAANNIAGGLQSRFAVVRYGNVIGSRGSVVPLFKKLVAEGTKELPVTDPRMTRFWISVQEGVDFVLKNFARMQGGEVFVPKIPSMRITDLVKSFGEDLKMKIIGIRPGEKLHELMIPAEASHLTLEFTDFYLIQPPIHTFGKPDYQHLPTGEVGRQVVEGFEYRSDTNPVFLTVEELRRLGAE comes from the coding sequence TTGTTTGATGGAAAAACCGTATTAATCACTGGGGGAACAGGTAGTTTTGGACGTTGCTGTGTCCGGACTTTACTGGAGAGGTATAAGTTAAAAAGATTGATCGTTTTTTCCCGTGACGAACTGAAACAATACGAAATGCAACAAGTCTTCAAAGCACCGCAGATGCGTTATTTTCTCGGCGATATCCGGGACGCGGACCGTTTAAGCCAGGCAATGCGCGGGGTGGATTATGTGATTCACGCCGCGGCGTTAAAACAGGTGCCGGCGGCGGAGTATAACCCGATGGAGTTTATTAAAACCAACATTAACGGTGCGGAAAATGTGGTGAAAGCCGCGATCGAAAACGGTGTAAAGAAGGTAATCGCCCTCTCCACCGACAAAGCGGTGAACCCGATCAACCTCTATGGGGCCACCAAGATGGTTATGGAGAAGCTTATTGTAGCGGCCAATAACATCGCCGGCGGACTCCAGTCCCGTTTTGCCGTAGTCCGTTACGGAAATGTGATCGGTTCCCGCGGTTCGGTGGTGCCCCTCTTTAAGAAACTGGTGGCCGAAGGAACAAAGGAATTACCGGTGACCGACCCGCGAATGACCCGGTTTTGGATTTCAGTTCAGGAAGGCGTGGATTTTGTCCTAAAAAATTTCGCCAGGATGCAGGGCGGAGAGGTTTTTGTGCCGAAAATTCCTTCGATGCGCATCACCGATTTAGTGAAATCCTTTGGTGAAGATCTGAAGATGAAGATCATTGGGATCCGGCCCGGGGAAAAACTGCATGAACTGATGATCCCGGCCGAAGCATCCCATTTAACCCTCGAGTTTACCGATTTTTACCTAATCCAACCACCGATCCACACTTTCGGCAAACCTGACTACCAACATCTACCAACGGGAGAGGTTGGACGCCAGGTTGTCGAAGGATTTGAGTACCGTTCCGACACCAATCCGGTCTTTTTGACGGTGGAAGAGCTAAGAAGGCTGGGTGCAGAATGA
- a CDS encoding motility associated factor glycosyltransferase family protein produces MILIDNLNFLTERFPQLWQAIKPLEGKVFPALEVTTARNGMPTLKVEKDGKSLYLHSSYNPEAEAERFVDQFTGVEKYRHVFFFGVGLGYHVEAFMRKYPNLGFTIYEPVPEILVTYLASRPLANLPLKQLKNFYVEMEPSNRPILLQNFTDFSDGNVLFVALPSYEQAFPELTKEFLASFQRTLAAKRFNLNANATYQRKWTINSIRNFKHLLTTPNILREKDRFQGIPALIVAAGPSLLDEIENLRLIKEKGLAYIFSAGSGLVPLLNNGIYPDAATSYDPNRFDGVYQQVYEKQITEIPLIFGSTVGISIDKYPGPKAHMINSLDTVAPYYLRLKDGAELQTFHDSSTVSVVLVQLLKHLGFDPVIFVGQNLAFRGEYRYAGGIPYYKPEVTEKWRKKAILTEAVDGGQVYTLEDYNQMRSELERVITHHPEAEFINTTKGGAKIAGTTFIPLEQVIAERLTRRVVEPGWFPAATCEYDGEYLQQQHKKMEAEYRSLPETISRLTKAFSALERLGPGGEQCSTPQTD; encoded by the coding sequence ATGATCCTAATTGACAACCTTAATTTTTTGACCGAACGGTTTCCCCAGCTTTGGCAGGCGATTAAACCCCTGGAGGGAAAGGTTTTTCCTGCGCTTGAAGTTACGACGGCGCGGAACGGGATGCCCACTTTAAAGGTGGAAAAGGACGGGAAAAGCCTTTATCTGCACAGTAGTTACAACCCGGAAGCGGAGGCCGAACGTTTTGTCGACCAATTTACCGGGGTCGAGAAATACCGCCATGTCTTCTTTTTTGGGGTAGGCTTGGGCTACCATGTAGAAGCTTTTATGCGCAAATACCCTAATTTGGGTTTTACCATTTACGAACCGGTGCCGGAGATCCTCGTTACTTATCTGGCGAGCCGGCCGCTGGCCAACTTGCCGTTAAAACAGCTGAAAAACTTTTATGTGGAAATGGAACCGTCCAATCGCCCAATCTTGTTGCAAAACTTTACTGACTTTAGCGACGGTAACGTCTTATTTGTAGCCCTGCCCAGTTACGAACAGGCTTTTCCGGAGCTGACCAAAGAATTTCTGGCCAGTTTCCAAAGGACGCTGGCGGCAAAGCGTTTCAATCTCAATGCTAACGCTACCTATCAGCGCAAATGGACGATAAACAGCATCCGCAACTTCAAGCATCTCTTAACTACCCCTAATATACTCCGGGAGAAGGACCGTTTTCAGGGGATCCCGGCGTTGATTGTTGCCGCCGGTCCCTCCCTGCTGGACGAGATTGAAAACCTGCGCCTAATCAAAGAAAAAGGACTAGCTTATATCTTCTCGGCCGGGTCTGGGTTGGTGCCGCTTCTCAATAACGGGATTTACCCCGATGCGGCCACTTCCTATGATCCCAACAGGTTTGACGGGGTTTACCAGCAGGTTTATGAAAAGCAAATTACCGAGATCCCATTAATCTTTGGCAGTACAGTCGGGATCTCTATCGATAAATACCCCGGGCCGAAGGCCCATATGATCAACAGCCTGGACACCGTTGCTCCGTATTACCTGCGGTTAAAAGACGGAGCTGAACTCCAGACTTTCCACGATAGCAGCACCGTGTCGGTGGTCCTGGTCCAACTCTTAAAGCACCTTGGGTTTGACCCGGTGATCTTTGTCGGCCAAAACCTGGCATTCCGCGGGGAATACCGCTATGCGGGAGGGATCCCTTATTATAAGCCTGAGGTGACGGAAAAGTGGCGAAAAAAAGCGATCCTGACCGAAGCGGTGGATGGCGGACAGGTTTATACACTCGAGGATTACAACCAGATGCGTTCCGAACTGGAACGGGTAATCACCCACCATCCAGAGGCGGAGTTTATCAACACCACCAAGGGCGGGGCGAAGATCGCAGGAACAACCTTTATCCCTCTGGAGCAGGTGATCGCGGAACGGTTGACCCGGCGCGTGGTCGAGCCCGGTTGGTTCCCGGCGGCAACATGCGAATATGACGGGGAGTATCTCCAGCAACAGCATAAAAAGATGGAAGCGGAGTATCGTTCTCTACCGGAGACGATTTCCAGGTTAACTAAAGCCTTCTCCGCCTTGGAAAGGTTGGGGCCGGGGGGGGAACAGTGCTCAACTCCACAAACAGATTGA
- the csrA gene encoding carbon storage regulator CsrA yields MLVLTRKINESIIIGDDVKVTVVEIKGEQVKLGISAPKRISVHREEVYLEIQKENQKAAETMVGIEELNAMWSKKTK; encoded by the coding sequence ATGCTGGTACTGACCAGGAAAATAAACGAGAGCATTATCATTGGCGACGATGTTAAGGTAACTGTGGTTGAGATCAAGGGGGAACAAGTGAAACTGGGGATCAGCGCTCCCAAACGGATCTCGGTCCACCGCGAAGAGGTGTACCTTGAAATCCAAAAGGAGAACCAAAAAGCCGCGGAGACTATGGTTGGCATCGAAGAATTGAACGCGATGTGGAGCAAGAAAACAAAGTAA
- the fliW gene encoding flagellar assembly protein FliW: MKVKTKFYGEVEVAAEEIIHFPDGLPGFETEKEFVYLREEDAVFGCLQSCHHPETAFIVLSPFKVCPDYDFELDEEKREALAIKKLEEVLVLAIVTIPPGKPEEATVNLYAPIVINTTVKKGMQVILSESGYPLRFNLWKKESATSVAAAK, from the coding sequence ATGAAGGTTAAGACCAAGTTTTACGGCGAAGTTGAAGTTGCGGCGGAGGAGATTATTCATTTCCCCGACGGTTTGCCCGGTTTTGAAACGGAAAAAGAGTTTGTCTATCTCCGCGAGGAGGATGCGGTCTTTGGTTGTCTCCAATCCTGTCACCATCCGGAGACGGCCTTTATTGTACTTTCGCCGTTTAAGGTCTGTCCCGATTATGATTTTGAATTAGACGAAGAGAAACGGGAAGCGTTGGCCATCAAGAAGCTGGAAGAAGTACTGGTGCTGGCCATTGTCACCATCCCGCCGGGAAAACCGGAGGAGGCAACGGTAAATCTTTACGCGCCGATTGTCATCAATACTACTGTTAAAAAGGGGATGCAGGTCATCCTCAGCGAGAGTGGTTACCCCTTGCGGTTTAATTTATGGAAGAAAGAGAGCGCCACTTCCGTGGCCGCGGCCAAATAA
- the flgL gene encoding flagellar hook-associated protein FlgL, with amino-acid sequence MRVTDSMIHMGVQDNIQKAMERLNKNYTRLTTGKMINRPSDDPVGLILGMRLKKGINENSQYKENANAALALLNGSDYALDEMTKALHRLSELAVQAANGVLDQISLDAIADEVEELRNHLYQIANTKQENTYIFGGERTNAPPYELDPLATPDITWQGSSSPLKAEVGTGIVMDVTVTGDQVFGDFFDRLSDFIHNLRSGDHKAISESDLANIHARLDQVLQIRGEIGAKVNRLEKNLERMELMDVNFRELLSKIEDTDYAEVTMNLMMQESVYQAALATSARIMRSTLVNYI; translated from the coding sequence ATGCGTGTCACGGACAGCATGATCCATATGGGCGTCCAGGATAATATTCAGAAAGCCATGGAACGCTTGAACAAAAACTATACCAGGCTGACCACGGGGAAGATGATCAACCGGCCTTCCGATGATCCGGTCGGACTGATTTTAGGAATGCGCTTAAAGAAAGGGATTAATGAGAACTCACAATACAAAGAGAACGCCAACGCCGCTTTGGCTTTGCTCAACGGGTCGGACTATGCTTTGGATGAGATGACCAAAGCTTTACACCGTTTATCGGAACTGGCGGTGCAAGCGGCGAATGGTGTCCTTGACCAAATCTCCTTGGATGCGATCGCCGATGAAGTAGAAGAACTGCGCAATCATTTATACCAGATTGCCAACACCAAACAGGAGAATACCTATATCTTTGGCGGGGAAAGAACCAATGCTCCCCCGTATGAATTGGACCCGCTGGCAACCCCGGACATTACTTGGCAGGGGTCTTCATCTCCGCTCAAAGCAGAAGTGGGAACGGGGATTGTCATGGATGTAACCGTCACTGGCGACCAGGTTTTTGGGGATTTCTTTGACCGGTTATCGGATTTTATCCACAATTTACGGAGTGGGGACCACAAGGCAATCTCCGAGAGTGACCTCGCCAACATTCATGCCCGCCTGGATCAGGTCTTGCAGATCCGGGGCGAGATTGGCGCCAAGGTGAACCGGCTGGAGAAGAATCTGGAGCGGATGGAGCTTATGGATGTTAATTTCCGGGAGCTCCTAAGTAAGATCGAAGATACGGATTATGCCGAAGTCACGATGAACCTGATGATGCAGGAAAGCGTTTATCAAGCGGCGCTGGCCACCAGCGCGCGGATTATGCGCAGTACCCTCGTCAATTACATATAA
- the flgK gene encoding flagellar hook-associated protein FlgK, with the protein MRSTFGSIETTLRGLRAQQLALDTTGHNISNANTPGYSRQVVDMTATDPYAVPTMNRYQIAGQIGTGVTVTQIRRMRDQFVDRRTQYENSALGYWDAKQRNFSHLEVTLAEPADLETGSSIGYHLNEFWSALQQLGNANRADNIAVRSVVREKANNLCDSIRNTYRQLVSLQKDISAEIAVKIGRINSLAEQIAGLNAEIAKITAVGDNPNDLLDQREVLVGELSTLTAISIQSDELNRYNISISGMLLVAGDTSYHLDVEPDGSVVWAHNGMDVHFTSGELKGLLEMRDVEVQHYIDSLNEFATTLITEFNTIHGEGYDLDGNNGINFFAGTSAEDITLDSAILADDGLRRIAAAYIPAPGSWNGEVGNGENALRLAHLIKEEPLLHGTTLSDFYDSLIAQLGVDAEKAKVTHANQMTLVGHLKNMQESVAGVSLDEEMANLIKFQNAYNAAARMMTAIDEVLDRLINGTGIVGR; encoded by the coding sequence ATGCGTTCCACATTTGGCAGTATCGAAACAACACTGCGGGGATTACGGGCCCAACAGTTGGCCCTGGATACAACGGGGCATAACATCAGTAACGCGAACACACCCGGTTATTCCCGGCAAGTGGTAGATATGACGGCGACTGACCCGTACGCGGTGCCCACCATGAACCGCTATCAGATCGCCGGGCAGATCGGAACCGGTGTTACGGTGACCCAGATTCGCCGGATGCGGGATCAGTTTGTCGACCGGCGGACCCAATATGAGAATTCCGCTTTGGGCTACTGGGATGCCAAACAGCGCAACTTCAGTCATTTAGAGGTGACGTTGGCGGAACCGGCGGATCTCGAAACCGGATCCAGTATCGGCTACCATCTCAATGAGTTCTGGTCGGCTTTGCAACAACTGGGGAACGCCAACCGTGCTGATAATATTGCCGTCCGTTCGGTGGTCCGGGAGAAAGCGAACAACCTTTGCGACTCGATCCGCAATACCTACCGGCAACTGGTTTCCTTGCAGAAGGACATCAGTGCGGAGATTGCGGTGAAGATCGGACGGATCAACTCGCTGGCCGAACAGATCGCCGGACTGAATGCGGAGATTGCAAAGATTACGGCGGTGGGGGACAACCCCAATGATCTTCTGGACCAGCGGGAAGTCTTAGTGGGCGAACTATCCACCTTGACCGCCATTTCAATCCAGAGTGACGAACTCAACCGTTACAATATCAGCATCTCCGGGATGCTTTTAGTTGCCGGCGACACCTCCTACCACCTGGACGTTGAGCCTGATGGTAGCGTGGTTTGGGCCCACAATGGAATGGACGTGCATTTTACCAGTGGTGAGCTCAAAGGTTTATTAGAGATGCGCGATGTGGAAGTCCAGCATTATATAGATTCGCTGAATGAATTTGCTACGACTTTGATTACAGAATTTAACACTATACATGGAGAAGGATACGATTTGGATGGTAACAACGGAATTAATTTCTTCGCCGGAACCAGTGCGGAGGATATTACCCTTGACAGTGCGATCTTGGCCGATGATGGTCTGCGGAGGATTGCGGCGGCCTATATTCCCGCTCCCGGCAGCTGGAACGGTGAAGTCGGTAACGGGGAAAATGCTTTGCGCCTTGCTCATTTGATTAAAGAAGAACCTTTGCTGCACGGGACCACCTTGTCTGATTTCTACGACAGTTTAATTGCCCAATTAGGGGTGGATGCCGAGAAAGCGAAGGTGACCCATGCCAACCAGATGACTTTGGTTGGTCACCTCAAAAACATGCAGGAATCGGTGGCCGGCGTCTCCCTTGATGAGGAAATGGCCAATTTAATTAAGTTTCAGAATGCATATAATGCCGCCGCCCGGATGATGACCGCCATCGACGAGGTTTTAGATCGACTGATCAACGGCACCGGTATTGTTGGCCGGTAG
- a CDS encoding flagellar protein FlgN — MSTEVQKRMTEELNLLQQLVDLAVAKKEALFENDLEALRKIVDDEEKALAKAEGLRPLNVGEIGDSTEGQRLRQEKAALIARLKEINLLNQQLLEDALAIVDYSLRLIHGAEESNMYGASGKVETVGNRSLLNWRG, encoded by the coding sequence TTGTCTACAGAAGTGCAAAAACGGATGACGGAAGAGCTTAATCTCCTCCAGCAATTAGTGGATTTGGCCGTCGCTAAAAAAGAGGCCCTCTTTGAAAATGATTTGGAAGCTCTAAGGAAGATTGTGGACGACGAGGAGAAAGCCCTGGCCAAGGCCGAGGGTTTACGCCCCCTGAACGTAGGAGAGATTGGTGACAGTACCGAAGGTCAGCGGTTGCGTCAAGAAAAAGCCGCTTTGATTGCCCGGCTAAAGGAGATTAATCTTTTAAACCAACAGTTATTAGAAGACGCTTTAGCGATCGTGGATTACTCTTTAAGGTTGATCCATGGCGCAGAAGAAAGTAATATGTACGGTGCCTCCGGTAAGGTTGAAACCGTTGGTAACCGTTCATTATTAAATTGGAGAGGATAA
- the flgM gene encoding flagellar biosynthesis anti-sigma factor FlgM produces MLISNQQVNSVIKAYEVTRNQKNRTIQPTESVRRGDSLLLSPEARELHLIQKNIAQTPEVRSDLVAKLKESIDKGEYQVSSEQVAHRMLVRSLVDRIVGG; encoded by the coding sequence ATGCTCATCTCAAATCAGCAGGTTAACTCGGTAATCAAAGCCTATGAAGTGACGAGAAACCAAAAAAACCGGACTATTCAACCGACCGAGTCCGTCCGACGGGGTGATTCCTTGTTGTTATCACCGGAAGCAAGAGAGCTCCATTTGATTCAGAAAAATATTGCACAAACACCGGAAGTCCGTTCGGATCTTGTGGCCAAACTTAAAGAATCGATTGACAAAGGGGAGTATCAGGTCAGCAGTGAACAAGTAGCCCACCGGATGTTGGTGCGGAGTTTAGTCGACCGGATCGTGGGGGGATGA
- a CDS encoding ComF family protein has protein sequence MRTLVQSLLKLFYPPLPSCVACGTTFTSIYPLAFCQGCLDRIPFVTKPVCSRCGRPLRGGDHEPCHECQSEMYYFEQAMAVAVYDGYMRELLHSAKYDFRPDLARGLGTILAVWAENEIRLEGIEAVIPVPLHPEKLAVRGYNQAKLMAEPLAAVLRRPLYTGVLQRVKPTVSQSKLSRRARKENTRNAFAVVDCPAVAGKEVLLVDDIRTTGYTLSAAARALLIAGARRVKALTMAVGVTTERWQG, from the coding sequence TTGCGGACACTCGTTCAATCATTGTTGAAACTGTTCTATCCCCCACTGCCTTCTTGTGTGGCGTGCGGGACAACTTTTACCTCCATTTATCCTCTGGCTTTTTGTCAGGGCTGCCTGGACCGGATTCCTTTTGTCACCAAACCGGTCTGTTCCCGTTGCGGCCGTCCTTTGCGTGGCGGAGATCATGAACCCTGCCATGAGTGTCAAAGTGAGATGTACTATTTCGAACAGGCAATGGCGGTGGCCGTGTACGACGGTTATATGCGGGAATTGCTTCATAGCGCGAAATATGATTTCCGGCCGGATTTGGCCCGGGGACTGGGTACGATTCTGGCGGTTTGGGCTGAGAACGAAATCCGCTTGGAGGGGATTGAGGCGGTGATTCCGGTTCCTCTGCATCCGGAGAAATTGGCCGTCCGTGGCTACAACCAAGCGAAACTGATGGCAGAGCCACTGGCCGCGGTCTTACGCCGTCCGCTGTATACCGGAGTATTGCAGCGGGTGAAACCGACGGTCAGCCAGAGTAAACTGAGCCGCCGGGCGCGGAAAGAGAACACCAGGAACGCTTTTGCCGTTGTGGATTGTCCGGCGGTTGCCGGCAAAGAGGTGCTGTTGGTTGATGATATTCGCACGACCGGGTACACCCTTTCCGCCGCCGCCCGTGCCCTTTTAATTGCTGGTGCGCGCCGGGTGAAAGCATTAACCATGGCGGTGGGGGTTACGACTGAGCGGTGGCAAGGATAG
- a CDS encoding DEAD/DEAH box helicase: MLPVTYYPIIIEKNGGWTVNLTSDPALVWWWVVKNEYDRVWSWDRPFPLWLAEQIRAKLALYAETGKAGFSLRRLGRMLAKTARRYGWNGEGSWVPVTDGGRDRIRFPAASGEENITLLGAILPKVLLGRALTPQEIRSALARNGVRVTPYLLTIVLQELVLVGKVELTAAVGLDRWGRFYCRRCGEWERIFPEKLAGSAQPTRICSGCRELGAVTDQTPLYHWRDPQPKCAPPASPPVLVLPTLTRWQERAVTEIMAFWRQPEKRTMLVWAVCGAGKTEVVFPVIQAALAEGKRVLLTVPRREIVQELSGRIKKCFPGLPFSLLYGGHKEEVPDALLVVATTHQLLRFTAYFDLVIVDEADAFPLYNNPVLNAALDRVVLPTGKQVYLTATPDRSWRRRAAQGAIAVTKLPLRHHGQPLPVPHLVRTAIPSRDDQPLPALVRDFILTRRTQGRKGLIFLPTVEAVETFAIRLKKAFPHEAPYISHIHARDPFRRAKVEQFSSGILWLLVTTTLLERGLNFDRLDLMILHADQEAIFSEETLIQIAGRVGRKAEDPGGAVYFVAPKITPTMKAARNAILRMNREGAKARPNLKD, from the coding sequence ATGTTACCGGTGACGTACTACCCGATCATCATTGAAAAAAACGGAGGGTGGACGGTTAACCTGACGTCCGATCCTGCTTTGGTCTGGTGGTGGGTGGTGAAAAATGAATACGACCGGGTTTGGTCTTGGGACCGGCCCTTCCCTTTATGGCTCGCCGAGCAGATCCGCGCAAAGCTCGCTCTCTACGCCGAGACTGGGAAGGCCGGTTTTTCTCTGCGCCGCCTGGGGCGGATGCTTGCCAAAACAGCACGTCGTTACGGCTGGAATGGAGAAGGGTCCTGGGTGCCGGTGACGGACGGGGGAAGAGACCGGATCCGCTTTCCGGCCGCCAGCGGGGAGGAGAACATCACGTTGCTCGGGGCGATCCTTCCCAAAGTCCTGTTGGGACGGGCCTTGACCCCGCAAGAGATCCGGTCAGCCTTAGCGCGGAACGGGGTGAGGGTGACCCCTTACCTCTTAACCATCGTCCTCCAGGAGCTGGTCCTGGTTGGGAAGGTGGAACTCACGGCGGCGGTTGGTCTGGACCGGTGGGGCCGTTTCTATTGTCGCCGCTGTGGGGAGTGGGAAAGGATTTTCCCGGAAAAACTGGCCGGATCGGCCCAGCCCACCCGGATCTGTTCCGGTTGCCGGGAGCTTGGTGCCGTGACTGATCAGACTCCTCTTTACCACTGGCGGGACCCACAGCCCAAGTGTGCACCTCCGGCTTCTCCGCCCGTGCTTGTTTTGCCGACTTTAACCCGCTGGCAGGAAAGGGCGGTCACTGAGATCATGGCCTTCTGGCGCCAGCCGGAGAAACGGACTATGCTGGTTTGGGCGGTATGCGGGGCGGGCAAAACGGAAGTGGTCTTCCCGGTGATCCAAGCCGCTTTGGCCGAAGGAAAACGGGTGTTACTTACGGTTCCGCGGCGGGAGATCGTCCAGGAACTGAGCGGACGGATCAAAAAATGCTTTCCCGGTTTGCCGTTCAGCCTGTTGTATGGCGGCCATAAAGAGGAGGTGCCCGATGCTTTACTGGTCGTGGCCACCACCCACCAACTGCTTCGTTTTACCGCCTATTTTGACCTGGTGATCGTCGACGAAGCCGACGCTTTTCCTTTGTATAACAACCCGGTGCTCAATGCCGCTCTGGACCGCGTCGTGCTGCCGACGGGAAAACAGGTTTACCTGACCGCGACCCCCGATCGCTCCTGGCGTCGCCGGGCGGCACAGGGGGCAATTGCTGTGACCAAGCTTCCCCTTCGCCACCACGGCCAGCCCCTTCCCGTTCCCCACCTGGTTCGTACGGCCATACCAAGTAGGGATGACCAGCCTCTTCCGGCGTTGGTCCGCGATTTTATCTTGACCCGGCGGACGCAAGGACGGAAAGGACTGATCTTCCTGCCCACCGTGGAAGCGGTCGAGACTTTCGCAATCCGCCTGAAAAAGGCCTTCCCCCATGAAGCTCCCTACATCAGTCATATTCACGCGCGGGATCCTTTCCGCCGTGCGAAGGTGGAACAGTTTTCCTCCGGGATCCTTTGGCTTTTAGTCACGACCACCCTCCTGGAGCGGGGGTTGAATTTTGACCGGTTGGATCTGATGATTCTCCACGCCGACCAGGAAGCCATTTTTTCGGAAGAGACTTTAATTCAGATCGCCGGCCGGGTAGGGCGCAAGGCTGAGGACCCCGGCGGTGCGGTTTATTTTGTCGCGCCGAAAATCACTCCAACCATGAAAGCAGCCCGCAACGCGATTTTACGGATGAACCGGGAAGGGGCGAAAGCCCGGCCCAATTTAAAAGATTAA